The Thermus tengchongensis genome includes the window GGTTCTCCACCTTCCGCACCACGTGTACCAGCCCCACCTTGGCCATCCAGGTGAAGTAGCCCGCGTCCAAGGGGCCTTCCACCGTGCGCCGCCACCAGTTTGCCAGGGTCTTTTCCCGCTCGGGGCGCTCTCCCTCCCGGAAGACCTTGCGGGTAGGGGGATGGGCGAAGAGGCTGTCGTAAAAGGCCTTGACCAGCTCGTCCGTCCAGGAGAGGAGTACCTCCTTGTGCCGAGCGATGAGAGCGGCGTCCTCGGGGCGGAAGCGGGTCTCGGGGGGCATTTGCTCCAGAGCTTCCTTGGCGATCTCCACCATCTGGGTCATGGCTCACCTCCTCAGGCCAGAGTTTGGGCGATGCGGGCCGCAGCGGAGCGGGCCTCCAGGTGGATGAGCCCCAGGTTAGCCCCCATGGGTGCGGTCACCGCCAGCACCCCCTTGTCCCCGGCGGCGTAGACCACCAGGTAGCCCGCCTGTCCCCGCACCACCACCTCCTCCAGGCCTCCCAGGGCCGAGGTCTGGGCGATGCGCTTGCCGAGGCCCAGGGCGGTGGCCGCCATGGCCGCCGCCCGGGCCGCCTCCGCTTCGGGCAGGTCGGTGGCCAAGGAAAGCCCGTCGGTGGAGGCCACCATCACCCCGGTGATTTCCGGCACGGCCTGCCGAAGCCCCCTCAGAATGCCTTGCAGTTCCTCTTGTCTGCTCATCCTTCACCTCCTCTTGTGCCTCACTGCGCTTTCGCCTCCAGCGCAGAAAGCGCCACCTCCACGCTCCGCTCCAGGAGACTGCGGCTCTGCCCCGTGATCTGGCTGGCAGCCTCCAGGTAGACCTCGTGGTACCCGTTGGCAATCAGCGCGGATACCGTGGCCATCAGGCGGGAAACCGCCCCAGCCAAAGCGCCGCCTTCCACTTCCCGAACCGCTTCCCCCACCGCCCTCGCCACCAGGGCCGCATGTCCCAGCATCATGGGGTTCGTAACCCCGCGGCGCACGTGGGCCAGTCCCACGTAGGCCTGCCAGGCCCAGTAATCCAGGTCAAAAGGACCGCTAAGGGTGCGCCGCCACCATTCCCGCAGGGTGCGCTCCCTCTCGGGGCGCTCCCCCTCCCGGAACACCGCTCTGGTGGCGGGATGGCTGTAGAGGCTGTCGTAAAAAAGCTGGACCAACCTCTCTTCCAAGTCCAACAGGAGCTCCCGGTGCCGAAGCACCAAGGCCGCATCCTCCCCCGAGAAGCGGTCCTCGGGGGGCATCTCGTCCAGGGTCCGTTGCGCCAAACGCCGGTAGTAGTCGCGGTTCGTCAGACTCATGTTGCCTCCTCGACGCCTTCACCACACGCCCTGCCACCTCTCCCCCGTCACCAGCTCCAGGATGCGGATGAGGGCCAGGGTGGCGCTGGTGGGGCTGGTGGCATTCATCCCCACCACCTGCTCCTGCGGCAGGCCGAAGTAGTCGGCCACGTCCTCCGGGGTCCACACCCTGGGAAGATCCTGCCGGGTCACCCCCACCACGAAGGGCACGGGGTGGCGGGAGGTCAGGTACTCCAGGATGTACCGGGCTTTGGGAAAATCCCTGGGCTGGTCCCCCGCCACCAGAAGGACCAAGCCCAAGGCCCCTTCCACCAGGACGTCCCACATGAAGTCAAAGCGCTCCTGCCCTGGGGTGCCGAAGAGGTAAATGGGTACCCCGTCCAGGGTGAGGAGCCCAAAGTCCAGGGCCACGGTGGTCTTTTCCTTGCCGATCTCCTCCGTGGCCAGCTCGTCGGTTTCCACCACGGGGATCTCCGAGAGGGACTGGATGAAGGTGGTTTTGCCTGCCCCCACGGGCCCGGAGACCACCAGCTTGTAGCTCCTGCTCACCCCGCCCTCCCCAACAAGGAGGCTAGGAGCCTACGGAAGAGCCCCCGCTTCTCCTCCGCCTGCGCCGCCTTTTGGTACGCCCGCACAGGGGCCACCTTGCCCACCAGCCGCAGCTTGTGCAGGTAATAAAGCACCTCCTCCACCCGCAGGCCCAATCGGGCGGCCAGCTCCTCCGCGGAAGCCCCGGAGGCCAGTAGGGGACGGGCCCGCTCCCAGAAGCTCCAAAGGGGCTCCTCCAGCCAGACGTCCATGGCCACCGCCTGGAAACGGGTCTTGGGATCGGGGAGGAGGGAGCGGTAAGCGGCGAACTCGTCCTCGATGGTGGTCATGATGAGGAGGATGCGCTCCAGGGGCCAGCCCAGGAGCTGGCCCTCCGGCGGGGGCGGAGGGGTGCCGGTGGTGAACTCGAAAGCGCCCTCCCCGGAGCGGAAAAGCTCCTGCAATACCGAGCGGGCTTGGAGGGGGTCGAGGAGCTTTGTCCCTTCCCGTACCCACACCACCTTCCCGCCATCCAGGGCAATGGCGTAGCCCTGGCGATGCCCTGGAAGCCCAAAGATCTCCAGCACACCGCTCCGACGGCCCAGCATGCCCACCAGGTCGGGAAAGGGCATGTCCCTTAGGCTTCCGAAGATGGCCATAGTTGCGACACCACCTCCTTCAAGACGGTGGAAAGGCCCAGGCACTTCCGGCACGCCGTACGGCTTTCGGGGGCATCCAGGAAGCACTCCTTGCCCTTAGGCAAAGACAACCCCACGGCCCCAAAGGCCTCGCCCGAGGCGGTCTTGAGAGGTACCGCCAGCCCGCACCGATTCGGGATGAGTTCCCCCTTGGCTCTGGCGTAGCCCAGGCGGCGGACTTCCTCGAGGCGGGACATTAGATCTTGGACGGTGCTCGGCGTTGAGGAGGTGTATGGCTTAGGAGGGAATCGGAAAAGATGGGCTCTCAGGGCTTCTTCCCGCATGTGGGCCAAAATGGCCCTTGCCCCAGCCGAGGCGTGGGCATGGGGGGTGACGGGTCCCTGCTCTCCAGGAACGGGCCAAACCCTCTGGCCGCGGTGGCCATAAGTTGCCTCCGGATGAATCCCCCACGGGCGCAGCGTGAGGACATACGCCCGATGGCCGGTGTGTTGGTAGGCTTCCTTAGCCAGCTCTTGATAAAAGTAAGGGTCTTCCGGGGCCTCTGGCAGTTCCAGGAAAGGGTGAGGATAGCGGATCAGGTACTTCTTGCTCAGGGGATCCTGGGCCACAAAGCCTTCTTCCCGAGCGAACTGCAACGCCTTGCGCGCCTTATCACGAGGGAGGGACAGCTCCGCTGCCAACGCCTTTAAGTGAAGCCCTTCCGGGTGGTGGTGCAGAAGCTTGAGGACGCGCAAGACAATCCGACCCGCTTCCCTCATACTGGTGCCGGATTTTGCCACATTAAGCCCTATTTGGGCAAGAATATACGCTCTCCCGCAAGAACTTTTCCTTAGAGAAAATGGGGAAGTATTGGACACATTGCAACCCAACCAGATCCTCGGGCCGAGATGGTAGCTTCTTTCCCCTGTAACCCCCCTTTCGGATATTCAACGCATACCCCCTTGATAGGCCAAAGGAAAAGGGAGGCGTTTGGTGACGTGTGGAAAGATACCAAACACCCCCCTCCATCCTACCCCTGCCCCTGGAAGAGCTGGTCCCCCTCCTCCAAGCATGGCTCCAAGCCCGCCTGCCAGCACCGGAGAGAAAACCCGGCAGGCCCAGGACCTTCTCCGACCTCAGCCTTCTCCTCTTCCGCCACCCTGAGCGAGCGGAGCCGGAGGCTGCCCTGGCACCACCTGCGGGAAGGGAAGCGGGTGGGCCGGAAAAGGCGGATCCTGGCCATGGGTCACGGGCGAAGCCCGTACCTTGCCTCCACCCCCCTCCCCGCCCAGAGGCCGGACGGGGAGGCGGCCTGGGGCGTGGGCTCGGACGGGGGCTGGGTTTACGGGTACAAGCTCCACCTGCCCTTGGACCTGGACACTTGGGATGCTCAGGGGGGCGGAGAGGCTTCCTGGGGAGAAGCCACCCGTGGTGGTGGCGGATGCGGCCTATGAGGGGGAAGCCAACTTTCGGCCGGCGGGGAGGCGAGGAATGGTTTTGGTGACGGGGCATAACTGGAAACGGGGGAGGCTGAAGGGGGAGGGGCGGCTGGCCAACCTGCGGCGGCGGGGAAGGTGGGTGTACCGGAGGCTTTTGGGGCGGAGGTGGGAGGTGGAGACGGTCTTTGGTCTACTGAAGGGGCCGATGGGTTTGATGCGGGCGGTGGGGGGGATACGGGGGCTGAAGGCGGTGGTGGGGCAGGTGGAGGCGTGGGTGATGGCCTGGAGCGTGGTGGCCCAGCTTCTTGGGGAGACGGGTCTGCCCATCACCCGGGTGCTGCGGGCGGTGGCGTGAGCTGAGTATGCGAGTGAATATCCAAAAGGGGGGTTAGCTTAATGGTATGGATGAACTGGAGGGACATAGGAAGCCAAGCCAACCTAGATCCAAACCAGAACGGCTGGTGTATTGGTACTTCCGCATCAACGGTTTCTTGCTCTTGGAAAATTTCATGCTCCACCCGGACATGGGGCCCCGTACGGTTTCCGATGTGGACCTTGTGGCGGTGCGCTTTGTCCACCGTAGGGAGCTTTTTCCTCCCTCCGAGATGGAAGATGATGAATGGCTTTTCGACGCCAAAGCCTGGGTGACCGCCCACCTGGTGGAGGTCAAAACGGGCATGGGAAGAATCAACCCCAGCTGGCGGAGGACTGACGCCGTAGAGCGCGCCTTGAGGGCCGTGGGTCTTGTCCCTCCGGGAGATGTGCCTGCGGTGGCCGAGGAATTGAGGAATGCCGGGCATGTCCGCCGTGGCGAGGTGTGCCTCCGGATAACCGTGATCGGCAGCTTTCCAGAACCCGAGCTGCGGTATACATTCATCTCCTTCAATGACATCATCCGCTTCCTTCATGAACGCTTTACGCGCTACAAACTACAGAAGAGCAACCTTTCCTCCTGGCCCGAGGAGGGCCGCTTTTTGAGGGAGGCGTTGGAGGGTCAGAGCTCTTCTGGGGGGCTGGAAGCCTACGCCGAGCGGATAAAGACAAAACTTTTCTCCCTATGTCCCACCCCCCTTCCGAGCGAGCCTCCTAGGGGGTGAGGTGGCCTGAGGCCCGGTCAACAAGGCTTCTCTCAACCTCCTCCCCGCCTCCCGCTGCGCATGCCGCCACATCAGCCCCGGCCTCTCCTCCCGCACCCGCCGCACCTCGTGAAACGCCTGCACCACCAACTCGCTGTGGGCCAGCTGCACCGCATACCCCCGCGCCTGGCTCCTCCCTTGCCCCAGGTTCCCCTTGAACAGCCGGTGCACCACCTCCACCTTCCACCGCAACGTCCAAGCCTCCAGCACCTCCTGTACCCCACCCCCCAGCGTGGACACCAAAACCTACCGCCGCCACCCCAGGCCACACCACCCGCATCCGCTTGGCGCAAAGCCCAAACCGCCGGCAGTACCTGGCCCTCCCCGGCGGATAGCGCTGCAAAAGCTCCCCCACCGGGACCACCTCCCCTTCCTCCTCCCCCTCTGCCCCCTCTTCCAGCAGCACCACCTTCACCCGGCTCCGCATCCTGCCCACAAAGGGAATGCCCGCCCGCAGGAGGGACCTCAAGGTCAGCCCCGAGCTGAACTGGGCGTCGGCCACCACTCCCTTGAGGTCCACCTGGGGATGGACCGCCAGAAGGTCAAAGACCTCATCCAACAGGGCTTCGGAGGGGGTCTTGAGGGGGTAGGCTGGGGTTTCCATCCCGGGAAGACGGGGACGGAGGAGAGGAAGAGGTGGCCGAGGCGGGTAGCCTTGGCGGCGGGGTTGTAGACCTGGCCCAAGCCTTGGATGGCGGGGCCGGTGTGGGGGGTGGGCATGAGGTCTATGGTCAGGTAGGCGCCTTTGGGGGCGGCGAGGAGCCTTTGGTGCCGGGTGGCCGAGCCGGAAGGAGGCCAAGGCCTCGCTTGGGGAGGAGGTTCTGCAGGGGCTTCTGGCGCGGCGGTTTGCCTGCGAGAGGGATGCCCGGCGGGCTTTGGAGGAGGCGAGCCGGGGGCTGGCCTACCACCGCCTGGTGTACCTGGGGGTGCGGGAGCTGTGGCGGAGGCTTGAGGAGGGGGGGAAGGGGTTCCCGACCAAAAGGGGAAGTCCACGGCGAGGCCCACCTTGCGGTGGGTGTTCCAGCCCCTCTGCGAGATACGGGCTACGCCCGTGACCTGGTTGCGTCTGGTGGTCCTGGAAGGGCGGGTGGCGGTGCTGAACCTCAAGCCCCATCACGAGCGGGTGGTGCGCCTTTAAGGGGTTGAGCGGTATTTCCCCCAGACTTGACCGGTATACCCCTTTTGGGGTAGATAGCCCCCCATGACCCTGCGTAAAGCCCTATCCCAGGTTCCCGACCCCCGTGCCCACAACCGCCGCTACCCCCTCTGGGGCCTCCTGGCCCTCATCCTGTTGGCCTTCCTCTCCCGCGTGGACTCCCTGCGCGGCGTCGCCCGCTTCGCCCGCGCCCACCCCCACCTCCTCCCCCACCTGGGCCTGCGCAAGCCCCCAGGCCACACCGCCCTCACCGGGCTCCTCCACCGCCTGGACCCCCAGGCCTTGGCCTAGGCCCTGGCCGCCGTCTTCCCGGAGACGGAGCCCTAAGGAGAAAGGGTCCTGGTGGCCGACGGGAAGGCCCTCCGGGGAAGCGGCAAGGGCAAGAGCCCCCAGGTGCGCCTGGTCGAGGCCAAGGTACGGGCTTCGCCCGTGACATGGGCCCATTCCCTGGGGCGGACCCTGGCCCAGGCCAGGGCGGAGGGGAGCGAACAGGGGGCTCTTTTGGAGCGCCTGGGGGCCTGGGGACTGGCGGGAAAGGTGGTGGTAGGGGATGCGGGCTTCCTGTACCCCGAGGTGGCCCGCGGGGTGCGGGCAAAGGGGGGAGTACCTCCTGGTCCTGAAGGGGAACCAGGGGGAGGTTTGGGAGGCGGGAGGACGCTTGTCAGGTGCGGGTGCATCTGGTGTCTTCGCGGAACCGCAAAGGGGTGCGTCGGAAGAAGGCCACCTTGGAGGCGTTCTCCTTCAACCCCCTGGCCGCGCTGCGGTTCCTGGGGCTCTATGCCGTATAGCGGTCAAGTCTGAAAGTCCTGCCGAGCACTTGACGGCAACGCTTTACTTCTTTACTGTAAAGACGTGACCCTGCTTTCCCGTCTGTCTCCCAAAGGCCAAACCACCCTGCCCAAGCGGGTTCGGGAAGCCCTGGGCCTCCGGCCCGGCGACCACCTTCTCTACGAGGTGGGGGAGGACGGCACGGTGCGCATCCGGAAGGCCGAGCCTCTGGACCTCGAGGGCCTGAGAGCCCTGGAGGCCACCCTCAGCGAATGGGCGAGCCCGGAGGACGAGGAGGCCTACCGTGGCCTTTGACCGCTTTGCGGTGGTGCGGGTGCCCTTCCCCTTCACCGACCAAAAGGGGGCCAAAAACCGCCCTGCCCTGGTCTTGTCCGCCCCCACCTTTGGGGAGGCCATAGGCCACTCTGTGATGGCCATGATCACCTCTGCCCACCATGCCCCCTGGCCCCTGGACTGCCCCATCGAAGACCTGGCGAGCGCGGGCCTGCCTGCCCCTTCGGTGGTGCGCTTCAAGCTCTTTACCCTGGACCACCGCTTGGTGCGGGGGGTGGTGGGTAGGCTCTCCCCAGGGGATGCGGCCCGGGTGGAGGCCAACCTGAGGCGCCTGTTGGGCCTGGCCCCGGTTCAGGGGAGGCCGTGAGGGCCCAGGCCCCAGGTACCCGCACGCAAAGGTTGCCCCACCGGCTAAAGCCAAAGTGGCGTGCTCATGGCCTCTTTGGGGCCCCCGCCGTGGCGCAAGCCACGACGGGGTACTTAGGGCCTATCCCTCCCACCCCCTGAGCATCAGGGTGCGCATCCCCGTCCAGTAGGCCACCTTCTCCCTGGGGTGGCCCGCCTTGAGGTAGCCCCGGATGGCCCGCCAGCGGAGGCGGTGGGCCAGGTCGGTGCGCCGCCCCTCCCGGGGCTCGTAGCCGGCGAAGAGGGTGAACTCCTTCATGAGCCACTTGGCCCCCTCGAGGCCCAAGGGCCGCCCCCGGCCTTTCCTGGGGCTGGGGTTGAGGAGGAGATGGGGGTAGGGGAGGGGCTGGTGGCCCGCCAGGTACTCCCGCAAGGGAAGCCACCCCTCCAGCACCTCCTGGGCCAAGGGCGTGAGGGGCACCTCCCGGAGCCTCTCCCCCCGGACCAGGAGGCGCTTCCCTTGGAG containing:
- a CDS encoding protoglobin domain-containing protein — its product is MSLTNRDYYRRLAQRTLDEMPPEDRFSGEDAALVLRHRELLLDLEERLVQLFYDSLYSHPATRAVFREGERPERERTLREWWRRTLSGPFDLDYWAWQAYVGLAHVRRGVTNPMMLGHAALVARAVGEAVREVEGGALAGAVSRLMATVSALIANGYHEVYLEAASQITGQSRSLLERSVEVALSALEAKAQ
- a CDS encoding roadblock/LC7 domain-containing protein — protein: MSRQEELQGILRGLRQAVPEITGVMVASTDGLSLATDLPEAEAARAAAMAATALGLGKRIAQTSALGGLEEVVVRGQAGYLVVYAAGDKGVLAVTAPMGANLGLIHLEARSAAARIAQTLA
- a CDS encoding GTP-binding protein, with product MSRSYKLVVSGPVGAGKTTFIQSLSEIPVVETDELATEEIGKEKTTVALDFGLLTLDGVPIYLFGTPGQERFDFMWDVLVEGALGLVLLVAGDQPRDFPKARYILEYLTSRHPVPFVVGVTRQDLPRVWTPEDVADYFGLPQEQVVGMNATSPTSATLALIRILELVTGERWQGVW
- a CDS encoding AbrB/MazE/SpoVT family DNA-binding domain-containing protein; the protein is MTLLSRLSPKGQTTLPKRVREALGLRPGDHLLYEVGEDGTVRIRKAEPLDLEGLRALEATLSEWASPEDEEAYRGL
- a CDS encoding type II toxin-antitoxin system PemK/MazF family toxin, whose product is MAFDRFAVVRVPFPFTDQKGAKNRPALVLSAPTFGEAIGHSVMAMITSAHHAPWPLDCPIEDLASAGLPAPSVVRFKLFTLDHRLVRGVVGRLSPGDAARVEANLRRLLGLAPVQGRP
- a CDS encoding transposase family protein — encoded protein: MTLRKALSQVPDPRAHNRRYPLWGLLALILLAFLSRVDSLRGVARFARAHPHLLPHLGLRKPPGHTALTGLLHRLDPQALA
- a CDS encoding IclR family transcriptional regulator; its protein translation is MSNTSPFSLRKSSCGRAYILAQIGLNVAKSGTSMREAGRIVLRVLKLLHHHPEGLHLKALAAELSLPRDKARKALQFAREEGFVAQDPLSKKYLIRYPHPFLELPEAPEDPYFYQELAKEAYQHTGHRAYVLTLRPWGIHPEATYGHRGQRVWPVPGEQGPVTPHAHASAGARAILAHMREEALRAHLFRFPPKPYTSSTPSTVQDLMSRLEEVRRLGYARAKGELIPNRCGLAVPLKTASGEAFGAVGLSLPKGKECFLDAPESRTACRKCLGLSTVLKEVVSQLWPSSEA
- a CDS encoding DUF4388 domain-containing protein, with the translated sequence MAIFGSLRDMPFPDLVGMLGRRSGVLEIFGLPGHRQGYAIALDGGKVVWVREGTKLLDPLQARSVLQELFRSGEGAFEFTTGTPPPPPEGQLLGWPLERILLIMTTIEDEFAAYRSLLPDPKTRFQAVAMDVWLEEPLWSFWERARPLLASGASAEELAARLGLRVEEVLYYLHKLRLVGKVAPVRAYQKAAQAEEKRGLFRRLLASLLGRAG
- a CDS encoding transposase; translation: MLRGAERLPGEKPPVVVADAAYEGEANFRPAGRRGMVLVTGHNWKRGRLKGEGRLANLRRRGRWVYRRLLGRRWEVETVFGLLKGPMGLMRAVGGIRGLKAVVGQVEAWVMAWSVVAQLLGETGLPITRVLRAVA
- a CDS encoding protoglobin domain-containing protein, with protein sequence MTQMVEIAKEALEQMPPETRFRPEDAALIARHKEVLLSWTDELVKAFYDSLFAHPPTRKVFREGERPEREKTLANWWRRTVEGPLDAGYFTWMAKVGLVHVVRKVENPMMLAMASFVAEFVERKSHDAKLPEADPLTEAFYRLSMAVGAVITHGYDRYRALALYNVAGMEPALLDRLTEEEAKGMLEALRKEGS